In one window of Camelus dromedarius isolate mCamDro1 chromosome 7, mCamDro1.pat, whole genome shotgun sequence DNA:
- the C7H7orf25 gene encoding UPF0415 protein C7orf25 homolog — MSAHSMLCERIAIAKELIKRAESLSRSRKGGIEGGAKLCSKLKAELKFLQKVEAGKVAIKESHLQSTNLTHLRAIVESAENLEEVVSVLHVFGYTDSLGEKQTLVVDVVANGGHTWVKAIGRKAEALHNIWLGRGQYGDKSVIEQAEDFLQASHQQPVQYSNPHIIFAFYNSVSSPVAEKLREMGISVRGDIVAVNSLLDHPEELQPSDSESDDDEGPELLQVTRVDRENILASVAFPTEIKVDVCKRVNLDITTLITYVSALSYGGCHFIFKEKVLTEQAEQERREQVLPQLEAFMKDKELFACESAVKDFQSILDTLGGPGERERATMLIKRINVVPDQPSERALRLVASSKINSRSLTIFGTGDTLKAITMTANSGFVRAANNQGVKFSVFIHQPRALTESKEALATPLPKDCTADKEHA; from the coding sequence TGCCATAGCCAAGGAACTGATCAAGAGAGCAGAATCACTTTCTAGATCAAGAAAAGGTGGCATCGAAGGCGGGGCGAAGCTGTGCAGCAAACTGAAGGCAGAATTAAAATTCTTACAGAAAGTAGAAGCTGGGAAAGTCGCTATTAAGGAGTCCCACTTACAGAGCACTAACCTAACACACCTAAGAGCCATCGTGGAATCGGCAGAAAACCTGGAGGAAGTTGTCAGCGTTCTCCATGTCTTTGGTTACACAGACAGCTTGGGAGAAAAGCAGACCCTTGTGGTCGATGTTGTTGCAAACGGTGGTCACACTTGGGTGAAAGCCATCGGCCGAAAGGCTGAAGCTCTGCATAACATCTGGCTGGGCAGGGGTCAGTATGGTGACAAGAGCGTCATTGAGCAGGCAGAAGACTTCCTCCAGGCCAGCCACCAGCAGCCAGTGCAGTATAGCAACCCTCACATCATCTTTGCGTTTTACAACAGTGTCTCCAGCCCCGTGGCAGAGAAGCTGCGAGAAATGGGCATATCCGTGAGAGGGGACATCGTGGCGGTGAACTCTCTGTTAGATCACCCTGAAGAACTCCAGCCCAGTGACAGTGAGTCCGACGACGACGAGGGCCCCGAACTCCTGCAGGTGACCAGAGTCGACCGGGAAAACATCCTAGCCAGCGTTGCGTTTCCCACGGAGATCAAGGTCGACGTGTGCAAGAGAGTGAATCTGGACATTACGACTCTAATTACGTACGTCTCTGCCCTCAGCTACGGAGGCTGCCACTTTATCTTCAAAGAAAAAGTGCTCACGGAACAAGCAGAGcaagagaggagagagcaggTTCTCCCGCAGCTGGAGGCATTTATGAAGGACAAGGAGTTGTTTGCTTGTGAATCCGCCGTCAAGGATTTCCAGTCTATTCTAGATACTTTAGGAGgacctggggagagagagagggccaCGATGCTAATTAAGCGAATTAATGTGGTCCCCGACCAGCCTTCTGAGCGTGCCTTGAGACTAGTGGCCAGTTCAAAAATCAATAGCCGCTCGTTAACGATCTTTGGCACAGGAGACACCTTAAAAGCCATCACGATGACTGCCAATAGTGGGTTTGTCAGAGCGGCCAACAACCAGGGTGTTAAGTTTAGCGTGTTCATCCATCAGCCCCGAGCACTTACTGAGAGCAAAGAGGCTCTCGCCACCCCCTTACCAAAAGACTGCACAGCTGACAAGGAACACGCATGA